The DNA segment TATTGGGCAAGAGAGGAAAAAGGCGTCCAAGGCAATCAAGGAACGCATAGACAAAGAAGAAATTGATAATAGTTCTCCATCttcgttgaaaaataaattacttgtcGAGGTAGAAAATATAGCAAGGGAGTCTTGTGGCAAGGTAAGGTCTATTGGCCCTGATTGGATCTCTGAGAGGATGAAAGAGTCCATATCTTTATCTCTAAAGAGCTTATTGGCTGAGGACACATCCCAAGTTGTCTTCaatacttctataaaaataacgGAGAGAAAGACTTTAGAAATTGCATGTCAATGGATTGAAGATCATGTTACGCTTCGTTATTTTATCAAAGATTATCAACAAGAGTTCAACCATTCATTACGGTTAAATGCTCAAAAAAGTGAGAATGAAGAAACTGTTCCTCTACCAATAGTAATATCTTCTGGTgtccaagaaattaaaaaagtcattagtGATGATAGTGAGGAACAATCTATCCATGATGACATTAATTTACATCCCTCAAAATTACTCATTCGCCTTAAAGAGGATCTTAAGTTAATGTTGTTGACAAATAACCCTCTTTTCTTTACTGAGGAATCTGtgataaatgttttgaaaaatattaaaatatgtttaacaaaTAGTAGGGAAATGATATCTACTCTTGGAGTCCTTGGTTTCGAAAATCTTACCGTTGACTGGATAATGTCTTTGAGTAAGTAGacttttaattccattttttattgacACTCCTCATTACTTTTATACAGTACTAGGAATATtgccaaaaatcaattaataattaaaaatgtgtatataattAACCTCTAaatgcttcttctttttttgggcttgaaaaaaaattatgaagtgaaaaatgtttcataagGTAGAAAAATGATTATACCTCGTATGGATTTCGTTATACATTTGCAACATAAGAATGAAGAACCATaacattttatagataaattcaaATCTTTATTAAGCGGTCAGGCAAGGGGAAACTGAAAAAACGATCACTTAGTGGCTGTGACCTCTTAAAAAAGGTTTCCTATTTTGTCACCATTCTATATTTGAAAACTAAATATGACCGCTTACTCGGGTGACACACTTAAAACTGGCGGTCGTTTGACTATATAACAAAATACTGCGATATATGTATCCAAACAATAATACAGTCAAACTTGGTCAACCGGCCACCTATTTTAAGTGTCACCGCACTAAACGGCCATGTTCAGTTTTCGAAAAGAGTTATAACTAGAAGGAGCACTTGGTTGAGCGCAAACCCTCTAACATAATCAAAtagagttatgtatctcaattttttccaaagttatggtccattatgcattttttacgttttgtgttatttagagttcattaaatttaatcgCCTCTCCCTgcgaccatatataatcttcgtatcaagtttgagaaaaaaattgagccGTACCTTTTGGTGTAATCCTGTtgactaaaaaacaaacagagtCAGAGTTAAAAATTACTCTGACGATCAACACTTgctaagaaattgaaaattaattacacTAGCCAACAAAAACTCAATTTCGTTTTGCCTATTAATTGAGATCAGAGTCATTACCACGGTTGGGGGAGGGGATGACATCcattgattatttaaatctgaaaaaatgagatatcagccggaatatttgattaattaccttcgcaacgaagttgaaccgaggttatgtttttgactctgttttgttagtcaccaggattacgggaaaagttatggatcgattttgatcaaacttgtaacgaagattatatatttaagtttatgttttaaattgaGGACATACAACTTTAtttggaagagaaaaaaaagagtacccAGCTAACTAAAGAAATTTTAAGATTTGTTgctggaaagaaaaaaaaacatatttctttatagatattaaaatatcgaggtttattgttattatagGACATTTTGCAGTCTGTAGGCCACAAAGGCCGAAATTTCagattacaaatgtaatttctCGAGGTAAAAACAATCAGAGGCACACCATTTCAATCGAAGtgcaaaaatttgttgactagtattattaataaatgtcaaGACAACCTTCCTAGTTGGGTAAAACCCCAACTCCTAGTGTTACCCTTCAATActcattctttattttctattcacAGTCACGTTTTCTCCGGATTGTTTGACCTCCAATGTCTTTGATCATTTAATGGAAGTTTGGACTCAACATCTATTTATACAAAGTCAAATTATGACAATTTTGTGTCCCCGCAATATGGTACTCCTTGGTCAATCCACTCAACCCTTCTTGACATGGCAAAGACTGGAGAGGTTATTATACAGTCTTCTCAAGTCTAAGATTTTAATTCCATTAGCTTTAGAAGATCAatgtattcaattattaaaacaagAGTGGCCAGaggtaaaatttaatattacatacaGGGTCGATTAGATACATCCAAACTATTTTAAACACGTATTTAAAACAAcatgtagagaaaaaaaagtattattaacgATTCAATTGTAATATAGCTCTAAAATTAGACAtgtattcaatttaataatctTTAGCAGTAATAATTCACTTATTACGAGAATAAAAGGCTCTCATGCATTTATTTTGTCTCTGCTTCCAATAACACCCAGGTCATGATGAAGGATGTAAAATCTGTTTTAAACATGTGAGAGTCATCGCATCCTACATTCCGATAATATATCTTCACGATCCAGTTCATCTCATTGCCGAAGAATATTATCCTTTCTCCATTCAACTTCAATTGGTTAACAACGATTTACCATTTGTGACCTGGGTtactagtatatttttttgtaaagatgtGGTGTTTgtagtctaaaaaaattactttggagACAACCAAATGGCTCAAATTGTGTTTTTGGTTTGGATACTAATACGATTCTAAGAAATTTGACAGTTATGGCTAATAACACAGATATGTAGTCATTTTCTTGCACATCTTGGCTAATGGACGTTCCTAACATCTTTGTCATCCCCTTCAGAGATTGTTTGTATCATAAACGATGTCCTTGGAGTAACCAAGCAAGTTAGTGATTGTACTAGAACATTATCCCGCTTGAGCTAATTCAACCATcgtatcttttttctttttggtataaaatttacactgattgtttattttatatgagaTAACAAATATGATGTTCACAAACACCTAAATTcacgctttaaaaaaaatcatatatattgttACTTGCTCTAAATTGAGTTTTTGCCTAGGCTTCAAATATTAAGGATTTATCCAATCGACGACCCCGTGCATATAATGCATAGAGtcaaacacattttatttttgttcatttattttacaggccattttaaagaaatttgcgAGTTCTCTAAGAGGAGTAGTTCTGTTTTGGAAAGATAGCAACCTTCATAGTCGCTCCAATGATGATGAAATAGAATTTGTTCAGCTCATGGAATGGATTGTGTGGTATTGCTCTTCAGCGGAGGATTATACTCCGGATAAGCAAGAGTTTCCTGAGCTTggctaaatatttataatttatgtaacttatgaaatattcaattaattgatttattttgtctcCCTCCTATGGATTTCCAAACGTTTATGATAGTTATATACATAGTGCATaacatatttatgcatttttaatgcAGTTTCCATGCATGTATCATgccaaaatgattatttttatatgtaaatttattttgcctatttttctaattaatttttgttgaattatatattactatatttatttacaaatatattttatcgttAGTCAATCAGTCTAATAATTATGTACACTATAGACTGATTCTCAAATTTAGGGGAGATCGGTAAAAGTTGCTACAGTTATGACCGTTACtatgctttattttattttataggccatttcaaaataaatttgtgtgtTATCTCGAAGGAGTCTTTGAGTTTTGGAAAGGTAACAACAACCTTCATAGTTGCTCCAATGATGATGAAATAGAATTTGTTCAGCTCATGGATTGAACATGTGTGCTTTTTGacgtaatattttttgaatgatttatttttcaagaatgaccttatttttagaaaagacaaattaattaaactatatgACAACGTACTTTAATCTTTGACAAAAACAttgcctttttgacaaatttggcAACAATATTTTAGTCCGTAGATACTTATAATGTAACCCCCCTTGTACATTAAAATCTATAGccacaaaatacatattaccATTGAAAATGATTgtgtggaaaaataaataatcttggtcaacttttctttaagatattggataaaaactgtcTGAGGagtaaaaacagttttttggagaagcaatatttatgtaataagtaataacgCAGTCATTTTTCATTGCTTATCCTGTAAAcgatttcattttattataattttttcaaatttcgaatCTCACTTTTTGAGGAGAAATATGAAATGTCGAAACGCTCAGGCATCCTTGCACCAACTCAGCTGAAATGTATTTACGTCATAAGTTccaagttttaattaaaatcgaGTCTAAGTAACCGCACCTCAGTGACAGTTACAATAAGTACTTAATAATTGAGTTGCATTGTTACATCAAACATGTTTTTACTCGGGGCGGAGCCCTGAAAAGTGTATTGAAAGTGAATTTCTCCAATCTATAATACTGatcttttatgtataatatcatGCCTATTCTAATAAAGGGCGTTGCTAGATTTTATCAATAgggggcttagccccaaaaattatcaacgccgttagataattacttatataaataagttatatatatggggttttttttaaatgagtggGGGATGGGGCTTCATTAACTTTTGGAGGGGCTTTGtgccccacacaaaaaaaataagacctAACAACGCCACTGCTCTAATTTAATAcatagaaatttaataattcaacacTATGAAAAGTCTAGTTGTTTAGttctcaaaaataaactatCTAGTCCAATTTTAACCCCCAATCATtgaacttttataattaaattgaaaacaaaacaatattgcAGCTCAACTagacttttaaaaacaattctttTCAAACAAGACCCTTCAAATATGAGGGTTTTGTAATCTTTAAAttgcttataaattattaggatatatttgaaattagcaTAAAATTCTTACAGAgaataaactcatttttatatgaattattgatttctttCTTACTCCTATAAATAGGATAAAACTCcagatataagaaaaaactaattagatTCGTTATCAGAGAGTCAAGTAGAAATAGAATTGaatatagaatttatttttgagttacgTACTAAATGCATTTGGTTgagaatattttatacatcacaatatattaaaaaaggctACAGGGCTCTGCAAAGATGAAAATATTGGGAATCACTGGTCTAAAGTCTTCATTTAGTTATTTAACTGTGACCAGGAGTCAACTTTTGTAGccttttaagtgcaatttgtggccCCTCTAAAGGATAGATAGCTCATCAAAGGaaatgaatgataataataattagttaaaagtgattaaaaaaaaaaaaaatcatccttccTTGCTTTTGTGTAAATAGTATCGCCTCTTGCAGAATAGTATATGGATCTCGAGGGAGAGAaaacattttgacaaataaattatacataaatgacTCCGACAAAATgtgaaaataagattatttattatttgaacatatttttatacatggcTTTTTGACTTTTAGCTTCTTCCTTGAGGCTCGTTTCTGcttttttcaatagtagaagAACGTCTCTATCAGGTTTAGGAATACACTTGAGAGTTTCAGCTGCGTCATCATAGTCTTTCATTATATAATGAGCTTGAGCCCTGCGATAGAGTGCCTTGGAATTAATGGGATCCAACTCTAGAACAATGTTGGTATAATGTAAGATCCTCAAGGGGTCTGAGCCTTCAACCTGAAATGgagtattcattaattaaaagatCGTCAATCCTGGGGATGTAGCTCTGTTATAACTATTATATTCTATTCGATTTTGTCAAAtcccatatttaatttttaaaaataaataatggatttcacaaaataaaatagtatttaataaatgaaggaCTAATTGAATTgctatattacttttaatagaCTCGCAGTCAAATTATTGTATACAGAGATGTTGACGGCCAAGCATTTCTGTTCAATATCCTCtgggatttttgtttcttcGGAGTATGGATGTACAGAGATGATCTTGAGAAAGTCCGGCGTTCCAAACAAGTCGTTGTCAATCCCTTTTAGAAAAAGTATGCCCCTATGATATTGCCCAGCTGCTTTTTTAAAGTCTCCATTTTTGTAGAAGACATTCCCTGCTTCTTTGTACCTCTCAGCCTCTGACAACTTCttcttcagatcattcaagttCACTTTAGTCAGGGGCTTGCCTTCAGATTCAAGCATCATGGATTCAGGATTACTCATTAGAGTGACTCACTAACAAGGAGGGGCACACGGTGCTATcactttctatttattaataattaatattcacaATGAGAATACTGAATTGCAATCCAGTcacttcaaatttaaaatttattcattgttttgtaaaaactaATATTGTAGTAGAGTACTTATAAATCATTCCTATTCATTGAATAAAGAATAGCTCGATTTTGTAGCCAATGGACAATAATATTGATAGCCAAGATGCTacacattcttatttttattatatatatatacacctcgcaacctttttttcagaaagaaacagaaaaaaagggcccaaaatcagttggtagttggccaattcttcaCAACTCAGGAACTTTTATCCAATAATGTTTCGGAATTGTTCACGGTTTAAAAGAAGTTAtctaactcaaccaatcaaAAACGTTCAAGGAACtcaaaaaggggggggggaagcaGAAActtcgacagctgacaaaaaatacgAGTAAACTTTTAGGTTAGTATGGCTAAAAACAAGTGACTTGATAGGCGGCGAAGAAGGTTATATCTTATTAAATACAGATCgtttatattactaattaatcattaattgatGCAATAACTTCATTATGATTAATATACTCGTAATATTAcgagtaatatataattatgtggaCTTTTGAAATGTGCCAGCAAATGCtcatcaattagtaattttcatatGTTAAAACTAAGTAGCTCCTCTGATCAATatctgaaaaatgtatttgtcaaaatttacttCTTTTGTTCGCTAAAGgcagtattttgttattatttaccttTACATTCAACACGGCATTATCTCGCTAGCACAGAAATGCCCTAAGTATttagttgtcagctgtcgattccctcgtctcccttgatacgtcatggctatttcataatttttttttccataaatatacaaagtaataacttattagtaataagttattactaataactaataagttatTCAGAATAACTTATTCTATACagatgctccgtttccaaaaaaacaggaatacaatttcttgttgatctctcgtcatttatatagtatatatattggccattttgtTATTCCTATGAGTAAAAtgttggctatttcttcatagaaatgatataataacttatcataactactcttttaataaaatattactcagcaaatattataatacagtatcgaataaaatgctatgtagatttaataatatcaaatatgtaatttatttaaaaaaaggggggaaaaatCATATGacagtaatattttgaagtatataagatataaatagtggTTGGTAAGattaacttatttggctaactaccaaatgatttcgggccttttttctgtttcttttggaagaaaggttgcgtgat comes from the Lepeophtheirus salmonis chromosome 4, UVic_Lsal_1.4, whole genome shotgun sequence genome and includes:
- the LOC121116216 gene encoding tetratricopeptide repeat protein 9C, coding for MSNPESMMLESEGKPLTKVNLNDLKKKLSEAERYKEAGNVFYKNGDFKKAAGQYHRGILFLKGIDNDLFGTPDFLKIISVHPYSEETKIPEDIEQKCLAVNISVYNNLTASLLKVEGSDPLRILHYTNIVLELDPINSKALYRRAQAHYIMKDYDDAAETLKCIPKPDRDVLLLLKKAETSLKEEAKSQKAMYKNMFK